Proteins co-encoded in one Halorussus vallis genomic window:
- the priS gene encoding DNA primase small subunit PriS: protein MEERTRAYLRGRFRDHYRRTDPTPPPDPEAREWGYIPWTSGPTTMVRHQSLLELGEVSDFLQRERPRHVYFSAGRYDDPGADDMDSKGWRNSDLVFDLDADHLPGVDPEGDSYAEMLADCKDELRKLLSFLEDDFGFEDLTVVFSGGRGYHVHVRDEGVLHLDRDERREIVDYVLGSGVELDQLADSELVDGMGLKNPVEKRRLQTDGGWGARAHRRAMAFVDELLAMDEEDALERLQEFEGFGPKKSATMLGAARDRYEALENGNLEVGGSAGRDVFERFLTVALEAEAAAIDEPVTTDTHRLIRLPGSLHGGTALEVCHVARDELDDFDPLVDAVPETFVGHDVTVEVSEPGVVELNDETFTVPEGDVSVPEYVAAFLMARGRAEKGRE from the coding sequence ATGGAAGAACGTACTCGCGCCTACCTCCGGGGCCGCTTTCGCGACCACTACCGTCGCACGGACCCGACGCCGCCGCCGGACCCCGAGGCGCGCGAGTGGGGCTACATCCCCTGGACGAGCGGACCGACGACGATGGTCCGCCACCAGTCGCTGTTGGAACTCGGGGAGGTATCCGACTTCCTCCAGCGCGAGCGTCCGCGCCACGTCTACTTCTCGGCCGGGCGCTACGACGACCCCGGCGCCGACGACATGGACTCGAAGGGGTGGCGAAACTCCGACCTCGTCTTCGACCTCGACGCCGACCACCTGCCGGGCGTCGACCCCGAGGGCGACTCCTACGCCGAGATGCTCGCCGACTGCAAGGACGAACTCCGGAAACTGCTCTCGTTCCTCGAAGACGACTTCGGCTTCGAGGACCTCACCGTCGTCTTCTCGGGCGGCCGGGGCTACCACGTCCACGTCCGCGACGAAGGCGTCCTGCACCTCGACCGCGACGAGCGCCGCGAGATCGTCGACTACGTCCTCGGGTCGGGCGTGGAACTCGACCAACTCGCCGACAGTGAACTGGTCGACGGCATGGGTCTGAAGAACCCCGTCGAGAAGCGCCGCTTGCAGACCGACGGCGGATGGGGCGCCCGCGCCCACCGCCGCGCGATGGCGTTCGTCGACGAACTGCTGGCGATGGACGAAGAGGACGCGCTCGAACGACTCCAGGAGTTCGAGGGGTTCGGGCCGAAGAAGTCGGCGACGATGCTCGGGGCGGCCCGCGACCGATACGAGGCCCTGGAGAACGGCAACCTCGAAGTCGGCGGGAGCGCCGGCCGGGACGTGTTCGAACGCTTCCTGACCGTGGCGCTCGAAGCGGAGGCGGCCGCCATCGACGAACCGGTCACGACCGACACCCACCGGCTCATCCGCCTGCCAGGGAGCCTCCACGGCGGCACCGCACTGGAGGTGTGCCACGTCGCGCGCGACGAGTTGGACGACTTCGACCCGCTGGTCGACGCGGTGCCCGAGACGTTCGTGGGCCACGACGTCACGGTCGAAGTATCGGAACCCGGAGTGGTTGAGTTGAACGACGAAACATTTACCGTTCCGGAGGGTGACGTTTCAGTTCCTGAATACGTGGCCGCGTTCCTGATGGCGCGCGGCCGGGCCGAGAAGGGCAGAGAATGA
- a CDS encoding site-2 protease family protein — protein MRFDAVETRLNEALPGPLKVGFLTLYLFSTTTADRLDAAASHSAWDRWTDAGVASLFALQVGGMALISFAAWSALGRTRATALNDPVNAVAVPGLNDFMPLAAAPYVVVGLVVATVVHEVGHAVACLRADVDVEEWGVALLLGVVPLAAYVLPDEAIDDASVRDRLRMYAVGVFHNLLVAIAALAVLYSPFAASPGEAYLTCFGWALVGGTPPTAATVGALGALTNCCFWLALLNANFAVLNALPVSAFDGGRALTLALRESTARVGVTLPPVAESAVVNGASVLALGLVVVAVVGPALPI, from the coding sequence ATGCGTTTCGACGCGGTCGAGACGCGCCTCAACGAGGCGCTCCCCGGTCCCCTGAAGGTGGGCTTTCTGACCCTCTATCTCTTCTCGACGACGACCGCCGACCGCCTCGACGCGGCGGCGAGCCACTCGGCGTGGGACCGCTGGACCGATGCCGGCGTCGCCTCCCTGTTCGCGTTGCAAGTCGGCGGGATGGCGCTGATCTCGTTCGCGGCGTGGTCGGCGCTCGGCCGGACCCGCGCCACCGCGCTGAACGACCCCGTGAACGCCGTGGCGGTGCCGGGCCTCAACGACTTCATGCCCCTCGCGGCCGCGCCCTACGTCGTGGTAGGACTGGTCGTCGCCACCGTCGTCCACGAGGTGGGCCACGCCGTCGCGTGTCTGCGGGCCGACGTTGACGTCGAGGAGTGGGGCGTCGCGCTCCTGCTGGGCGTCGTCCCGCTCGCGGCGTACGTCCTGCCCGACGAGGCCATCGACGACGCCTCGGTGCGCGACCGGTTGCGGATGTACGCGGTCGGCGTCTTCCACAACCTCCTGGTGGCCATCGCCGCGCTCGCGGTCCTCTACTCCCCGTTTGCGGCGTCGCCCGGCGAGGCCTACCTGACGTGCTTCGGGTGGGCGCTGGTCGGCGGAACGCCGCCGACCGCGGCGACGGTCGGCGCGCTCGGCGCGTTGACCAACTGCTGTTTCTGGCTGGCGCTGCTGAACGCCAACTTCGCCGTGCTGAACGCCCTCCCTGTTTCGGCCTTCGACGGCGGTCGCGCGCTGACGCTGGCGCTCCGGGAGTCGACTGCCCGCGTCGGCGTGACGCTACCGCCGGTCGCCGAGTCGGCGGTCGTGAACGGCGCGTCGGTCCTCGCGCTGGGACTCGTCGTAGTCGCCGTCGTCGGTCCGGCGTTGCCGATTTGA
- a CDS encoding GNAT family N-acetyltransferase has product MSVKVETEIALPGDESYVDAAWQLKERIRREENVLKQRRGFFVDAYRRSTVHLLVADDTGDAADQRLMGFAAVRRDGYILFLAVSPEFRGEGVGARLVGRVAEDHDSVTCHARATNENAMGFYEHLGFEIERRIDNYYEDGGDAYYLRLGDDGGITKKLSDFMRG; this is encoded by the coding sequence GTGAGCGTCAAGGTCGAAACCGAAATCGCGCTCCCCGGGGACGAGAGCTACGTCGACGCGGCGTGGCAACTCAAAGAGCGCATCCGGCGCGAGGAGAATGTGTTGAAACAGCGCCGCGGGTTCTTCGTCGACGCCTACCGGCGCTCGACGGTCCACCTCCTCGTGGCCGACGACACCGGCGACGCGGCCGACCAGCGACTGATGGGGTTCGCGGCGGTCCGACGAGACGGTTACATCCTCTTTCTGGCGGTTTCGCCCGAGTTCCGCGGCGAGGGCGTCGGCGCGCGACTCGTGGGCCGGGTCGCCGAGGACCACGACTCGGTCACCTGCCACGCCCGCGCGACCAACGAGAACGCGATGGGTTTCTACGAGCACCTCGGCTTCGAGATCGAGCGCCGCATCGACAACTACTACGAGGACGGCGGCGACGCCTACTACCTCCGACTGGGCGACGACGGCGGCATCACCAAGAAGCTCTCGGACTTCATGCGCGGGTGA
- a CDS encoding archease, translated as MSYELRNHTADIAVAASGPTLDAAFAAVADGLAAAMCDEIPATGERFDLEVQAESREALLFDYLDELIYERDVRGVLPVDHRVEVREKDGEWSLSASARGVPLAGLGAREVKAVTYSEMEVAETADGWRAYVVFDV; from the coding sequence GTGAGCTACGAACTCCGCAACCACACCGCCGACATCGCCGTCGCGGCGTCCGGCCCGACCCTCGACGCGGCGTTCGCCGCCGTCGCCGACGGCCTGGCCGCGGCGATGTGCGACGAGATTCCGGCGACCGGCGAGCGGTTCGACCTCGAAGTGCAGGCCGAGAGTCGCGAGGCGCTGTTGTTCGACTACCTCGACGAACTCATCTACGAGCGCGACGTTCGCGGCGTGCTTCCGGTGGACCACCGGGTTGAGGTTCGCGAAAAAGACGGCGAGTGGTCGCTGTCGGCGAGCGCCCGCGGCGTTCCGCTCGCGGGCCTCGGCGCGCGGGAAGTCAAGGCCGTGACCTACTCCGAGATGGAAGTGGCGGAAACTGCGGACGGGTGGCGGGCGTACGTGGTCTTCGACGTTTGA
- a CDS encoding RtcB family protein: MDTYEVGDVTLRKVREYVWEIPREGDMRVPGRVLASEPLLDQIADDKTLEQLRNSTHLPGVQKYNVCMPDGHQGYGFPVGGVAGIDTEEGCISPGAVGYDINCGVRMMRTNLTYDDVRGREEELVDALFANVPSGLGGGGVVEGDIDTVEAILDRGMEWALEEGWAVPEDLAHCEDEGVRHDSDPAKVSQKAKDRGKNQIGSLGSGNHFLEVQRVTDTYLDDVADAYGLEEDQIVVLIHCGSRGLGHQVCTDYLRDIEKSHSDLLAKLPDKELAAAPAGSRLAEDYYDAMCAAINFAWVNRQLIMHRVRQVFEKVFGRDWESMEMDLLYDVAHNIAKKETHDVDGEERELYVHRKGATRAFPAGHPEVPGAYLDVGQPIIIPGSMGAGSYVLRGGEASMDLTFGSTAHGAGRVMSRTQAKQDFWGGDVQDELEQQHIYVKAQSGATVAEEAPGVYKDVDEVVKVSDALGIGDKVARTYPVCNIKG; this comes from the coding sequence ATGGACACCTACGAGGTCGGCGACGTCACGCTCCGGAAGGTGCGGGAGTACGTCTGGGAGATTCCGCGCGAGGGCGACATGCGCGTCCCCGGGCGGGTGCTCGCCAGCGAACCTCTTCTCGACCAGATCGCCGACGACAAGACGCTCGAACAGCTCAGAAACTCGACCCACCTGCCGGGGGTCCAGAAGTACAACGTCTGCATGCCCGACGGCCACCAGGGCTACGGCTTCCCGGTCGGCGGCGTGGCCGGCATCGACACCGAGGAGGGCTGCATCTCGCCGGGCGCCGTGGGCTACGACATCAACTGCGGCGTCAGGATGATGCGGACGAACCTGACCTACGACGACGTGCGGGGCCGCGAGGAGGAACTCGTCGACGCCCTGTTCGCCAACGTCCCGTCGGGACTCGGCGGCGGCGGCGTGGTCGAGGGCGACATCGACACCGTCGAGGCCATCCTCGACCGCGGGATGGAGTGGGCCCTCGAAGAGGGTTGGGCCGTCCCGGAGGACCTCGCCCACTGCGAGGACGAGGGCGTCCGCCACGACAGCGACCCCGCGAAGGTGTCCCAGAAGGCCAAGGACCGCGGGAAGAACCAGATCGGAAGCCTCGGGTCGGGCAATCACTTCCTCGAAGTCCAGCGCGTGACCGACACCTACCTCGACGACGTGGCCGACGCCTACGGCCTCGAGGAGGACCAGATCGTCGTGCTCATCCACTGCGGCAGTCGGGGGCTGGGCCACCAGGTCTGCACCGACTACCTCCGGGACATCGAGAAGTCTCACTCGGACCTGCTCGCGAAGTTGCCCGACAAGGAACTCGCGGCCGCGCCCGCCGGAAGCCGACTCGCCGAGGACTACTACGACGCGATGTGCGCGGCCATCAACTTCGCGTGGGTGAACCGACAGCTCATCATGCACCGGGTCCGGCAGGTGTTCGAGAAGGTGTTCGGCCGCGACTGGGAGTCGATGGAGATGGACCTGCTGTACGACGTGGCCCACAACATCGCCAAGAAGGAAACCCACGACGTGGACGGCGAGGAGCGAGAACTCTACGTCCACCGGAAGGGCGCGACGCGGGCGTTCCCCGCCGGCCACCCCGAGGTGCCCGGCGCGTACCTCGACGTGGGCCAGCCCATCATCATCCCCGGAAGTATGGGCGCGGGGAGCTACGTCCTCCGGGGCGGCGAGGCGTCGATGGACCTCACCTTCGGCTCGACCGCCCACGGCGCGGGGCGGGTCATGAGCCGAACCCAGGCCAAGCAGGACTTCTGGGGCGGCGACGTCCAGGACGAACTCGAACAGCAACACATCTACGTCAAGGCCCAGAGCGGCGCGACCGTCGCCGAGGAAGCGCCGGGAGTCTACAAGGACGTCGACGAGGTCGTGAAGGTTTCCGACGCGCTCGGTATCGGCGACAAGGTAGCCCGAACCTACCCCGTCTGCAACATCAAGGGGTAG
- a CDS encoding translation initiation factor eIF-2B encodes MIDETVEEIREMKTHSSSVVAVKAARALRELLDREFASVEEFERALERNSSALRRANPSHASLVTTQRAIVSMVTDAEADSVDAAKAKLEDAVTEVSEQVETAKRRAAGNAAEFFEDGMTVLTHDYSSTVLEAIERVVSEGYYLDVYVTEARPRYLGRKTARTLAGMDRVTTHLVVDGACGHYLPDCDRVFLGMDCIVDDTLYNRVGTFPLAATAAEVGVPVTVVGSSAKLVGEGFRFENDYRSPSEVLLEPSEGFEVENPAYDATPTRLLDTVVTDEGVREY; translated from the coding sequence ATGATAGACGAGACGGTCGAGGAGATCAGGGAGATGAAGACCCACAGCTCCTCCGTCGTCGCCGTGAAGGCCGCCCGCGCGCTCCGGGAGTTGCTCGACCGGGAGTTCGCCTCGGTCGAGGAGTTCGAACGCGCGCTCGAACGCAACTCCTCGGCGCTCCGGCGGGCCAACCCCTCCCACGCCTCGCTGGTGACGACCCAGCGCGCCATCGTCTCGATGGTCACCGACGCCGAGGCCGACTCGGTCGACGCGGCCAAAGCGAAACTCGAAGACGCCGTCACGGAGGTGAGCGAGCAGGTCGAAACCGCCAAGCGACGGGCGGCCGGCAACGCCGCGGAGTTCTTCGAGGACGGCATGACGGTGCTGACCCACGACTACTCCTCGACCGTCCTGGAGGCCATCGAGCGCGTCGTCTCGGAGGGCTACTACCTCGACGTGTACGTCACCGAGGCCCGGCCGCGCTACCTCGGGCGCAAGACCGCCCGGACGCTCGCCGGGATGGACCGGGTGACCACCCACCTGGTCGTCGACGGCGCGTGCGGCCACTACCTGCCCGACTGCGACCGCGTGTTCCTCGGCATGGACTGCATCGTCGACGACACCCTCTACAACCGCGTCGGCACGTTCCCGCTGGCGGCGACCGCCGCCGAGGTCGGCGTCCCGGTCACCGTCGTCGGGTCGTCGGCGAAACTGGTCGGCGAGGGGTTCCGCTTCGAGAACGACTACCGGTCGCCCAGCGAGGTCCTGCTCGAACCCTCCGAGGGATTCGAGGTCGAGAACCCGGCCTACGACGCCACGCCGACCCGACTGCTCGACACCGTGGTCACCGACGAGGGCGTCCGAGAGTACTGA
- a CDS encoding ABC transporter substrate-binding protein: MGRTNDERSTRRRFLAAGAGIAALGLAGCTGNADRTTTEATTEATADDAAGTTADAATTTADSGPYTVTMAPMGDVEFESVPETWMAYFSTYGDMGIALGQLDGLQGLIFTENWPLQFYDSLPGVDVSFDGVCQLHAEGGIAKEAFYELDCDVHLMDPNFIARLDDSWSRSDFAEISTNVGPIVGNYIRRDDEPWHDYRYYSLYEAFEKVAAVFQERERYEALAAVHDEFVGNLESKLPPMSERPEIGLLSINSQFEKGSFYAYPIGTGNGKKQYQDLGVRDAFGPHIDGGYAEWDYEALLEVDPEILVFSYGFSHATRAEFDEKIELMADHPIGSQLSAVQNDRLYRGGSSYQGPVLNLLQTEAAAKQFYPDVFGEWRGLETLAAKGEQLFDHAHVADVIRGEF, encoded by the coding sequence ATGGGGCGGACGAACGACGAGCGTTCGACGCGTCGCCGGTTCCTCGCGGCCGGCGCGGGCATCGCGGCGCTCGGACTCGCGGGCTGTACCGGGAACGCCGACCGGACGACGACCGAAGCGACGACGGAGGCGACCGCCGACGACGCGGCGGGGACGACCGCCGATGCGGCCACCACGACCGCCGATTCGGGCCCGTACACGGTGACGATGGCGCCGATGGGCGACGTCGAGTTCGAGTCGGTGCCCGAGACGTGGATGGCGTACTTCAGCACCTACGGCGACATGGGTATCGCGCTCGGTCAACTCGACGGTCTGCAGGGACTGATATTCACCGAGAACTGGCCGCTGCAGTTCTACGACTCCCTGCCGGGCGTCGACGTCTCGTTCGACGGCGTCTGCCAGTTGCACGCCGAGGGCGGCATCGCCAAGGAGGCGTTCTACGAACTCGACTGCGACGTCCATCTGATGGACCCCAACTTCATCGCCCGACTCGACGACTCGTGGTCCCGGAGCGACTTCGCGGAGATCTCGACCAACGTCGGACCCATCGTCGGCAACTACATCCGGCGCGACGACGAGCCGTGGCACGACTACCGGTACTACTCGCTGTACGAGGCCTTCGAGAAGGTCGCGGCCGTCTTCCAGGAGCGCGAGCGTTACGAGGCGCTGGCGGCGGTCCACGACGAGTTCGTCGGAAACCTCGAGTCGAAACTTCCCCCGATGTCCGAGCGACCGGAGATAGGCCTGCTCTCGATCAACTCCCAGTTCGAGAAGGGGTCGTTCTACGCCTACCCCATCGGCACGGGCAACGGCAAGAAGCAGTACCAGGACCTCGGCGTCCGCGACGCGTTCGGACCGCACATCGACGGCGGGTACGCGGAGTGGGACTACGAGGCGCTGCTGGAGGTCGACCCCGAGATTCTGGTGTTCTCCTACGGGTTCTCGCACGCGACCCGCGCGGAGTTCGACGAGAAGATCGAACTGATGGCCGACCACCCTATCGGGAGCCAACTGTCCGCGGTCCAGAACGACCGACTCTACCGCGGCGGCAGTTCCTACCAGGGACCGGTGCTCAACCTCCTGCAGACGGAAGCCGCCGCCAAGCAGTTCTATCCCGACGTCTTCGGCGAGTGGCGGGGCCTGGAGACGCTGGCGGCGAAAGGCGAGCAACTGTTCGACCACGCCCACGTCGCCGACGTCATCCGCGGGGAATTCTGA
- a CDS encoding Gfo/Idh/MocA family protein, giving the protein MTLKVGVLGYRFMGKAHANAMARLPMFFPDAPDVERHVLVGRDEEALAEAADRLGFATTATDWDEAIEEVDVFYNLGPNHVHEEPSIAALKAGVPVLCEKPLANDVESAERMADAAADAGVPTATAFNYRFVPAIQYAKNLIEDGELGEIHHFRGRYLQDWLVDPEAPWSWRNDEDLAGSGALGDLGAHTIDLARFLVGDVERVSGHLRTFVDERPVEGSDETRPVTVDDAYSAQAEMEDGVMATFEASRFANGHKNDHTVEIHGSEGSLKFSLERLNELEVLRGDDRGYETVLVTDESDPYVDHWWPPGHVIGWEHTFVHENYEFLRTVSGDRDDYHPDFEDGLAVQRVLSAVEESDERGEWADVE; this is encoded by the coding sequence ATGACCCTCAAGGTCGGAGTACTCGGCTACCGGTTCATGGGCAAGGCCCACGCGAACGCGATGGCTCGACTCCCGATGTTCTTCCCCGACGCTCCGGACGTCGAGCGCCACGTCCTCGTCGGCCGGGACGAGGAGGCCCTGGCGGAGGCGGCCGACCGCCTCGGCTTCGCGACCACCGCGACCGACTGGGACGAGGCCATCGAGGAAGTCGACGTCTTCTACAATCTCGGACCGAACCACGTCCACGAGGAACCCTCCATCGCGGCGCTGAAGGCGGGCGTGCCGGTCCTCTGCGAGAAACCGCTGGCCAACGACGTCGAGAGCGCCGAGCGGATGGCCGACGCCGCCGCCGACGCGGGCGTGCCCACCGCCACCGCGTTCAACTACCGGTTCGTACCGGCCATCCAGTACGCGAAGAACCTGATCGAGGACGGCGAACTCGGCGAGATTCACCACTTCCGCGGGCGCTACCTCCAGGACTGGCTGGTCGACCCCGAGGCGCCGTGGTCGTGGCGCAACGACGAGGACCTGGCCGGCAGCGGCGCGCTCGGCGACTTGGGCGCCCACACCATCGACCTCGCGCGCTTCCTCGTCGGCGACGTCGAACGCGTCTCCGGACACCTCCGGACGTTCGTCGACGAGCGTCCGGTGGAAGGAAGCGACGAGACTCGCCCCGTCACCGTCGACGACGCCTACTCTGCGCAGGCCGAGATGGAAGACGGCGTGATGGCCACCTTCGAGGCCTCGCGGTTCGCCAACGGGCACAAGAACGACCACACCGTCGAGATACACGGCTCGGAGGGGAGCCTGAAGTTCTCGCTCGAACGGCTGAACGAACTCGAAGTGCTCCGGGGCGACGACCGGGGCTACGAGACGGTGCTCGTGACAGATGAGTCGGACCCCTACGTCGATCACTGGTGGCCCCCGGGCCACGTCATCGGGTGGGAGCACACCTTCGTCCACGAGAACTACGAGTTCCTCCGTACCGTTTCGGGCGACCGCGACGACTACCACCCCGACTTCGAGGACGGCCTGGCGGTCCAGCGCGTCCTCTCGGCCGTCGAGGAGAGCGACGAGCGCGGCGAGTGGGCCGACGTGGAGTAG
- a CDS encoding DUF7522 family protein, which yields MPDNEPDDLTDQLVSVCRTSVGDELRSITYFTADEAEQLYLRDDLEAGADVVGFADNERLGFQTQQVYSDTELGDYRFIIRVFDRGYLTRVIVGDHGAFVTTDEMEMDLFKELASAVESVLAEEDVEG from the coding sequence ATGCCCGACAACGAACCCGACGACCTCACCGACCAGCTCGTCAGCGTCTGCCGGACCAGCGTCGGGGACGAACTCCGGAGTATCACCTACTTCACCGCCGACGAGGCCGAACAGCTGTACCTCCGCGACGACCTCGAAGCCGGCGCCGACGTGGTCGGGTTCGCCGACAACGAGCGACTGGGCTTCCAAACCCAGCAGGTCTACAGCGACACCGAACTCGGCGACTACCGGTTCATCATCCGCGTGTTCGACCGCGGCTACCTCACTCGGGTCATCGTCGGCGACCACGGCGCGTTCGTGACGACCGACGAGATGGAGATGGACCTGTTCAAGGAACTCGCTTCCGCCGTCGAATCGGTGCTCGCCGAAGAGGACGTCGAGGGCTGA
- a CDS encoding NUDIX hydrolase, producing MTDRRIRVVARGLVRRGEELLVARERDSAGGDPFYYLLGGGVEFGERSEDAFRREFDEELGVELENVSPLGTYEDVFAFEGETRHEVWRVYEADIVEDWPYERDEFDAHEPELAEKIECVWKRQSAFAEEDETLYPENLVREL from the coding sequence ATGACCGACCGCCGCATCCGAGTCGTCGCGCGTGGCCTCGTCCGTCGCGGCGAGGAACTCCTCGTCGCCCGCGAACGCGACTCGGCCGGCGGCGACCCGTTCTACTACCTCCTCGGCGGCGGGGTCGAGTTCGGCGAACGCAGCGAGGACGCCTTCCGCCGGGAGTTCGACGAGGAACTCGGCGTCGAACTGGAGAACGTCTCGCCGCTCGGGACGTACGAGGACGTGTTCGCCTTCGAGGGCGAAACCCGCCACGAGGTCTGGCGGGTGTACGAGGCCGACATCGTCGAAGACTGGCCCTACGAGCGCGACGAGTTCGACGCCCACGAACCGGAACTGGCCGAGAAGATAGAGTGCGTCTGGAAGCGTCAGTCCGCGTTCGCCGAGGAGGACGAGACGCTCTATCCCGAGAATCTGGTCCGGGAGCTGTGA
- a CDS encoding sugar phosphate isomerase/epimerase family protein, translated as MDIGVHTPPLYGESLEDALAYLHGIGVDAIEPGVGGHPGDTHLPRDEYLDDEEAQRELHDLLDEYEMRISALATHNNPIHPDDEKADEADTELREAIELADQLDVNTVTCFSGLPAGSPNDETPNWITAPWPDVHADAHRYQWEEVAIPYWSEIAEHAADHGVEIAIEMHPNMLVYEPSGMLRLREATNEFVGANFDPSHLYWQDIDVTDAIRFLGEHDAIHHFHAKDTKVYDANARYKGVLDTTPYDEEPDRSWLFRSVGYGHGEDHWKDIVSTLRMVDYDGALSIEHEDSLTSSNEGLEKAVSMLQRAVFRDQPGEAYWA; from the coding sequence ATGGACATCGGCGTTCACACTCCACCGTTGTACGGCGAGTCGCTCGAAGACGCGCTGGCGTATCTCCACGGCATCGGCGTCGACGCCATCGAACCCGGCGTCGGCGGCCATCCCGGAGACACCCACCTGCCCCGAGACGAGTACCTCGACGACGAGGAGGCTCAGCGGGAACTCCACGACCTGCTCGACGAGTACGAGATGCGTATCTCGGCGCTGGCGACGCACAACAACCCCATCCACCCCGACGACGAGAAAGCCGACGAGGCCGACACCGAACTCCGGGAGGCCATCGAACTGGCCGACCAACTCGACGTGAACACGGTCACGTGCTTCTCGGGGCTGCCGGCGGGAAGTCCGAACGACGAGACGCCTAACTGGATTACCGCGCCGTGGCCCGACGTCCACGCCGACGCCCACCGCTACCAGTGGGAAGAGGTAGCCATCCCCTACTGGTCCGAAATCGCGGAACACGCGGCCGACCACGGCGTCGAGATAGCCATCGAGATGCACCCGAACATGCTGGTCTACGAGCCCTCGGGGATGCTCCGACTGCGCGAGGCGACCAACGAGTTCGTCGGCGCGAACTTCGACCCGAGCCACCTCTACTGGCAGGACATCGACGTCACCGACGCCATCCGGTTCCTCGGCGAACACGACGCCATCCACCACTTCCACGCCAAGGACACGAAGGTCTACGACGCCAACGCCCGCTACAAGGGTGTGCTGGACACCACGCCGTACGACGAGGAACCCGACCGCTCGTGGCTGTTCCGCTCGGTGGGGTACGGCCACGGCGAGGATCACTGGAAGGACATCGTGAGCACGCTCCGGATGGTTGATTACGACGGCGCGCTCTCCATCGAACACGAGGACTCGCTGACGAGTTCGAACGAGGGCTTGGAGAAGGCGGTGTCGATGCTCCAGCGCGCGGTGTTCCGCGACCAACCAGGCGAGGCCTACTGGGCCTGA
- a CDS encoding helix-turn-helix domain-containing protein: MAKYSTGGSSGGSGSGACELCGKSSDSLTQASVAGAELAVCSDCASHNDNAKTTDENAEERERRRRAAQNTAKASGVYNDDSSHWEEEGTNYDDDPLPYLVSDYGDTVEAARQDAGLRREELAERLDVSETDLLAVEQSRANQAGVGGSLIRNLEDELDVRLVES; this comes from the coding sequence ATGGCTAAGTACTCCACTGGCGGCTCCTCCGGCGGGAGCGGGAGCGGCGCGTGCGAACTCTGCGGGAAGTCGAGCGACTCGCTGACGCAGGCGAGCGTCGCCGGCGCTGAACTGGCGGTCTGCTCGGACTGCGCGTCGCACAACGACAACGCGAAGACGACCGACGAGAACGCCGAGGAGCGCGAGCGCAGACGCCGGGCGGCCCAGAACACCGCGAAGGCCAGCGGCGTCTACAACGACGACTCGTCCCACTGGGAGGAGGAAGGAACGAACTACGACGACGACCCGTTGCCGTACCTAGTGTCGGACTACGGCGACACTGTCGAGGCCGCCCGGCAGGACGCCGGCCTCCGGCGCGAGGAACTGGCCGAGCGACTCGACGTGTCCGAGACGGACCTGCTGGCGGTCGAGCAGAGCCGCGCGAACCAGGCCGGCGTCGGCGGGTCGCTCATCCGCAACCTCGAAGACGAACTCGACGTGAGACTCGTCGAGAGCTGA
- a CDS encoding DUF7344 domain-containing protein, which translates to MTTDEPTDDGGDDPPDDREDCHSEADGVREAKSSASPEAVETAEAAASRMFAALADDRRRFALYYLREAGSATVEELATVLVGWLGAREEPTTVTTPGDRRSVQVSLVHAHLPKLAEAGLVDYDEESGTVTLEPLADSVERTLDRSFALERVPDSESAENRSDERRNR; encoded by the coding sequence ATGACGACCGATGAGCCAACGGACGACGGAGGGGACGACCCGCCGGACGACCGCGAGGACTGTCACTCCGAGGCCGACGGCGTCCGGGAAGCGAAGTCGAGCGCGTCCCCGGAAGCCGTCGAGACGGCGGAAGCGGCCGCGAGCCGCATGTTCGCGGCGCTGGCCGACGACCGCCGCCGGTTCGCGCTTTACTACCTCCGCGAGGCCGGGTCGGCCACCGTCGAGGAGTTGGCGACCGTCCTCGTCGGCTGGCTGGGCGCCCGCGAGGAGCCGACGACCGTGACGACGCCCGGCGACCGTCGGTCGGTCCAAGTCTCGCTCGTCCACGCCCACCTGCCGAAACTCGCCGAGGCAGGGCTGGTCGACTACGACGAGGAGTCCGGAACGGTCACGCTCGAACCCCTCGCCGACTCCGTCGAGCGGACCCTCGACCGCTCGTTCGCGCTCGAACGGGTTCCCGACTCGGAGTCGGCAGAGAACCGCTCTGACGAGCGTCGAAACCGGTGA